Proteins from a single region of Paraglaciecola sp. T6c:
- the ubiA gene encoding 4-hydroxybenzoate octaprenyltransferase has product MTDKLLSRSVLQGFWLLMRADKPVGSYLLLWPTLWALMIAAQGLPPWHITGIFMAGVFVMRSAGCVINDYADRKVDGKVDRTKARPLVSGVVTEKQALGLFATLVGVAFLLVLALNWQTIVLSLGALALASVYPFMKRYTHFPQVVLGAAFGWAIPMAFMAVTEAVPAIAWWLFAINVLWTVAYDTQYAMVDRNDDLQIGVKSTAVLFGQYDRLIIGLLQLSVVVMLLGMGQYLGFTLSFYVGVLLASVLFIHQQRLISGRARQACFSAFLNNNYVGMAIALGIAGHYFM; this is encoded by the coding sequence TTGACCGATAAATTATTGAGTCGCTCGGTATTACAAGGCTTCTGGCTATTAATGCGAGCGGATAAACCGGTAGGGAGTTACCTGCTACTGTGGCCGACGCTATGGGCGTTAATGATCGCGGCACAAGGATTACCACCTTGGCATATTACCGGCATTTTTATGGCTGGTGTTTTTGTTATGCGCTCAGCAGGGTGTGTCATCAACGATTATGCAGATCGCAAGGTAGATGGCAAAGTTGACCGAACCAAAGCTCGGCCGCTAGTCAGTGGTGTAGTGACTGAGAAACAAGCCTTAGGGTTATTTGCGACTTTAGTCGGGGTGGCTTTTTTACTCGTACTGGCCTTAAATTGGCAGACCATTGTTTTGTCTTTAGGGGCGCTCGCGTTAGCCAGTGTTTATCCCTTTATGAAACGCTATACCCATTTCCCCCAGGTGGTGTTGGGTGCAGCGTTTGGTTGGGCAATTCCTATGGCTTTTATGGCGGTAACTGAGGCGGTACCCGCTATTGCTTGGTGGTTGTTTGCCATTAACGTCTTGTGGACTGTGGCTTACGATACCCAGTATGCCATGGTCGATAGAAATGACGATTTGCAAATTGGGGTGAAATCAACTGCGGTGTTGTTCGGTCAATACGATAGGTTGATCATTGGCTTGCTGCAACTAAGCGTTGTCGTGATGTTGTTAGGAATGGGCCAATACTTAGGTTTTACGCTGTCGTTTTACGTGGGAGTGTTGCTGGCCTCAGTGTTGTTTATCCATCAACAACGCTTGATTAGTGGACGTGCAAGGCAAGCCTGTTTTAGCGCGTTTCTAAACAATAATTATGTGGGCATGGCTATCGCCCTTGGCATAGCTGGACATTATTTTATGTAA
- a CDS encoding methyl-accepting chemotaxis protein, translated as MSNLVGTICHPAKTLMSQFRYSVKFTIISFIFLVPLILSLALLQYEYGDDIRFMSKERQGVALVSALQDEQHALAVSLIDTHSSFTTSLSDHQASLSALASKRVNSAAEHYQQALEKADLQEAIKSLAGLSQAIADATNLELDLALDTSYLITTLVRSLPLMQDQLSMTAALALKVTQAGSFTPDTYIGLSNANQKLPVMLKGLEQSIQVSLQANQEIEKTAGEQWLSLQRNLVAYQRTVQQQILDPDNINIATNTLLLSSTSLNQQLSDFATSLVPILDGLLEHRIEQAQFKNNVILSVSVIAVLLAVYLFIGMYLSVTENIKNVVHAVHSVADGDLSSRVSVSGKDEMRDIASDMNHMTENLQTLVARISDAIDALSQSALNLKGITAKTKVDVTEQKSGTELISHSMTQLTEVAQAVDNNSGTATESAEVAHNEAQQGKQLVSRLQSVMRDMQTESSRSQEALNRLVEDSKNIGQVSSAINGIAEQTNLLALNAAIEAARAGEHGRGFAVVADEVRTLAQRTQDQTNQIHDIISKLQQATKDTELSMEQSRVQMDVSVEESAVVEASLQRITEVISTINDMSGEISHLATQQSDVTCSVASQVAEITAISESTMRGAQETEHSAEDLLVVVNSLKNELGQLQKGR; from the coding sequence ATGAGTAACTTAGTGGGCACTATTTGCCATCCGGCCAAAACGTTAATGTCGCAATTTCGTTATTCAGTCAAATTTACCATTATCAGTTTTATTTTTCTGGTACCACTGATTTTAAGCTTAGCGTTGCTGCAATATGAGTATGGCGATGATATTCGTTTTATGAGCAAAGAACGCCAAGGCGTAGCGCTTGTTAGTGCACTGCAAGATGAACAACATGCATTGGCGGTGAGCCTCATTGATACCCATTCTTCGTTCACCACTTCCCTAAGCGATCATCAGGCATCTCTGAGCGCCTTGGCATCTAAGCGCGTGAATAGCGCTGCTGAACATTATCAACAAGCCTTGGAAAAGGCAGATTTGCAAGAGGCGATTAAATCTCTTGCTGGTTTATCTCAAGCGATTGCCGACGCCACTAACCTAGAGTTAGATTTGGCGTTGGATACCAGCTATTTGATTACTACCTTGGTGCGCAGCTTACCGTTAATGCAAGATCAATTGTCCATGACCGCCGCGTTAGCGTTAAAGGTGACTCAAGCCGGTAGCTTTACCCCTGATACCTACATTGGCTTGTCTAACGCAAATCAAAAACTACCTGTTATGCTAAAAGGACTTGAGCAAAGTATTCAAGTAAGTTTGCAAGCTAATCAAGAGATTGAAAAAACGGCAGGGGAGCAATGGTTATCGCTGCAGCGCAATTTAGTCGCATATCAGCGCACTGTTCAGCAGCAAATTCTTGATCCAGATAATATCAATATCGCTACCAATACGTTGCTTTTGTCGAGCACATCACTCAATCAGCAACTGAGTGACTTTGCTACTTCTCTCGTGCCGATCCTTGATGGTTTGCTGGAACACAGAATTGAGCAAGCGCAGTTTAAAAACAATGTGATTTTGAGCGTCTCAGTGATTGCGGTATTGCTAGCCGTGTATTTATTTATCGGCATGTATTTGTCCGTTACTGAGAACATTAAAAACGTAGTGCATGCGGTGCACAGTGTCGCTGATGGGGATTTAAGTTCAAGAGTCAGCGTGTCAGGCAAAGATGAAATGCGTGATATCGCCAGTGATATGAATCACATGACTGAGAACTTACAAACATTAGTTGCTCGCATCAGTGATGCGATAGATGCCCTGAGCCAATCTGCTCTAAATTTGAAAGGGATCACAGCAAAAACCAAAGTCGATGTAACGGAGCAAAAATCCGGCACCGAACTTATTTCTCACTCCATGACACAATTGACCGAAGTGGCACAAGCCGTGGATAACAACTCAGGTACTGCCACCGAATCAGCTGAGGTTGCCCACAATGAAGCGCAGCAGGGCAAGCAACTCGTTAGTCGCTTACAATCAGTGATGCGTGATATGCAAACGGAGTCTAGCCGCTCACAAGAAGCGTTAAATAGATTGGTGGAAGACAGCAAAAATATAGGTCAGGTATCCAGTGCGATTAACGGAATTGCTGAACAAACTAATTTACTGGCGCTAAACGCCGCAATCGAAGCCGCACGGGCGGGGGAGCATGGTCGGGGTTTTGCGGTCGTAGCAGATGAAGTGAGAACGTTGGCTCAACGCACGCAAGACCAAACGAATCAAATTCATGACATCATTAGCAAGCTACAACAAGCAACAAAAGACACCGAGCTGAGCATGGAGCAAAGCCGTGTTCAAATGGATGTCAGCGTTGAAGAAAGCGCTGTGGTTGAAGCATCCTTACAGCGTATCACTGAGGTGATAAGCACCATTAATGATATGAGCGGTGAAATTTCACATTTGGCAACACAGCAGTCTGACGTAACCTGCTCTGTTGCATCGCAAGTGGCCGAGATAACGGCGATTTCTGAGTCCACTATGCGTGGGGCTCAGGAGACTGAACATTCAGCAGAAGATTTACTCGTTGTGGTCAACAGCCTTAAAAACGAGTTGGGCCAACTACAAAAGGGCCGTTAA
- a CDS encoding ubiquinone biosynthesis accessory factor UbiK: MLDPKKLEDIAKQITEAIPPGVKTMAEGAESKVKQVLQSQLNKLDFVSREEFEIQSNVLIRTREKLAVLEAKLEALEKSLQEK; this comes from the coding sequence ATGCTTGATCCTAAAAAATTAGAGGATATTGCCAAACAAATTACCGAAGCTATTCCTCCTGGTGTAAAAACCATGGCTGAAGGTGCAGAGTCGAAGGTAAAGCAGGTTTTACAAAGTCAGCTGAACAAATTGGATTTTGTCAGCCGTGAAGAGTTTGAGATTCAAAGCAATGTACTTATTCGCACCAGAGAAAAGCTTGCCGTATTAGAAGCTAAGCTTGAGGCGCTAGAAAAAAGTCTACAAGAAAAATAG
- the rep gene encoding DNA helicase Rep: MKLNPGQNDAVNYISGPCLVLAGAGSGKTRVITNKIAYLVRECDIPARYIAAVTFTNKASREMKERVAQTLGRKEARGLKVSTFHTLGLRIIKTEVKTLGLKAGFSLFDDKDSMALLKDLTDVELGGDKEQLQLLQSCISNWKNDLLLPEQLLKRTSSAGEAEFAEFYQRYQNHLRAYNALDFDDLILLPTLLLKHNETVRQKWQSRIRYLLVDEYQDTNTSQYELVRLLVGQRARFTVVGDDDQSIYSWRGARPQNLVLLSKDFPDLRVIKLEQNYRSSGRILHCANILIQNNPHVFEKKLFSELGYGSELRIITAKNEEHEAERVVAELIAHKFMQGTSFKDYAILYRGNFQSRLFEKVLMANRIPYKINGGTSFFGRTEVKDIMAYLRLLVNQDDDNALLRIINTPTRGIGRVTLEKLGNYANENHISMFEAACSPMLSTVISGKSLESVERFARWIVELSDEIKRSDSIAAIRQMIKDMGYEEWLYESSTSPKAAEMGMGNISTLFGWVSDMLEGGELDPPMSLQEVVNRLILRDMMERGEDTEETDQVQLMTLHSSKGLEFPYVFMVGMEEGLLPHQSSIDEDNIEEERRLAYVGITRAQKELFFTLAKERRQYGEVIQPEPSRFLHELPADDIHWEVKKPKVSAEARQQKGQTGIAHLRDMMNKK; this comes from the coding sequence ATGAAACTCAACCCCGGCCAAAACGACGCGGTAAATTACATCTCTGGCCCTTGCTTAGTGCTGGCGGGCGCTGGTAGTGGTAAAACCCGTGTTATTACCAATAAGATTGCGTATCTAGTGCGCGAATGCGATATTCCTGCGCGCTATATCGCCGCCGTTACCTTTACCAATAAAGCTTCGCGAGAAATGAAAGAGCGTGTGGCGCAAACGCTTGGGCGAAAAGAAGCTCGTGGGCTAAAGGTCTCTACTTTCCATACTTTGGGCCTGAGAATTATCAAAACTGAAGTAAAAACCCTAGGCTTAAAAGCAGGGTTTTCCTTATTTGATGATAAAGACAGTATGGCGCTGCTCAAGGATTTGACCGATGTGGAGCTGGGCGGCGACAAAGAACAACTGCAACTATTGCAAAGCTGCATTTCTAATTGGAAGAATGATTTGTTGCTGCCAGAGCAATTACTTAAACGCACGTCCTCAGCGGGGGAAGCGGAGTTTGCTGAGTTTTACCAGCGTTATCAAAATCACTTACGGGCGTACAATGCGTTAGATTTTGATGATTTGATCCTGTTACCGACTTTATTGCTCAAGCACAATGAAACAGTGCGCCAGAAATGGCAAAGCCGAATTCGTTATTTGTTGGTGGATGAATATCAGGATACCAACACCAGTCAATACGAGTTAGTGCGCTTATTGGTGGGTCAGCGTGCGCGCTTCACCGTGGTTGGGGACGATGATCAGTCGATTTATTCGTGGCGTGGGGCTAGGCCACAGAACTTGGTGTTATTGAGCAAAGATTTCCCTGACTTGAGGGTGATTAAGCTTGAGCAAAACTATCGTTCATCAGGGCGCATTTTGCATTGCGCCAATATTCTGATCCAAAACAACCCGCATGTGTTTGAGAAGAAGTTATTCTCTGAATTAGGCTACGGTAGTGAGCTTCGCATCATCACTGCTAAAAATGAAGAACATGAGGCCGAGAGGGTGGTCGCTGAACTTATTGCTCACAAGTTTATGCAAGGTACAAGTTTCAAAGATTACGCCATTTTATATCGAGGAAACTTCCAATCTCGCTTGTTTGAAAAAGTCCTTATGGCCAACCGTATCCCTTATAAAATAAATGGTGGCACTTCGTTTTTTGGGCGGACTGAAGTGAAAGACATCATGGCGTACTTACGCCTATTGGTGAATCAAGATGATGATAATGCCCTGTTGCGCATCATCAACACACCCACCCGCGGTATAGGACGCGTCACGTTAGAAAAGCTTGGAAATTACGCGAACGAAAATCACATTAGTATGTTTGAAGCGGCGTGTTCGCCGATGTTGAGCACCGTGATATCCGGTAAGTCTCTTGAGTCGGTAGAGCGATTCGCCCGCTGGATAGTGGAACTGTCTGATGAAATAAAACGAAGCGACAGTATTGCAGCCATCCGCCAAATGATTAAAGACATGGGTTACGAAGAGTGGCTCTATGAAAGCAGTACCAGCCCTAAAGCGGCCGAAATGGGCATGGGCAACATCAGTACGTTATTTGGCTGGGTTAGCGATATGCTTGAAGGTGGAGAGCTAGACCCACCTATGAGCCTACAAGAGGTGGTCAACAGACTCATTCTGCGCGACATGATGGAGCGCGGAGAAGACACAGAAGAAACGGATCAGGTGCAACTTATGACGTTGCACTCATCTAAAGGGTTAGAGTTTCCTTACGTATTTATGGTGGGTATGGAAGAGGGGTTGTTGCCCCATCAAAGTAGTATCGATGAGGACAATATCGAGGAAGAGCGTCGTTTAGCCTACGTGGGGATCACGCGGGCTCAGAAGGAGTTGTTTTTCACCTTAGCCAAAGAGCGTCGCCAATATGGTGAAGTGATACAACCTGAGCCTAGTCGCTTTTTACACGAACTACCCGCTGATGATATTCACTGGGAAGTGAAGAAACCTAAAGTGAGCGCCGAGGCCCGCCAGCAAAAGGGCCAAACAGGCATTGCTCACCTGCGGGATATGATGAACAAAAAGTAA
- a CDS encoding EAL domain-containing protein, with protein MVYFERIKITINRLFVHASSTHIQMSNIPDNLSIEELRELVPQLQQLTEKYKHSEAIQKSLFDISELASSVGELSRLYPAIHDIIGRFMNAQNFYVAFYDQVDEVVDFVYFVDQFDEVALRQIPASELMEGFTGYVLRTGDYLFLTEETRETQLNQINVKQIGSGPVDWIGVPLKRGNQVIGAMVVQSYDKSIRYNQEDLDILLFVSQHIVNTVDRVKSREMNEQTIRERTKQLQNINEELQEEINERQKVESLQNALFEISELSASVDGNMADFYASLHEIIARLISAPNCYIATISADNTRLEFPYYSDEINTVIESREIGFGLTEFVLRSGSAELINPSKVKELTANNEIDAITAKNMIEQNNSWLGSPLVVDGEISGVIAIQSYSQTEHYSLRDLELLRFVSHHIAVALERKRSSDAIQAYNQQLTEKVKERTEELNKANQYLQKQIEERKAIQQKLVHDAHHDALTDLPNRTMFNARLSQALANKKRYQHNNFAVVFIDLDRFKQINDTIGHHAGDSFLIEVASRINHCIRGHDLLARLGGDEFVILLDNFDSPEDVEIISTRIIESIATPFVLDGREIFSGASIGIAYLESGYRSASEIVRDADAAMYQAKSQGRGQYVVFDLTMRKKLLEELEIETEFRKALKNEAFDVYSHPVFNMTDSTHLYDECRVRWVHPKLGIMDRDSFWQIAEHSGLVVEMDNYMLRAAYAMLSQPLTSYANNEYYKVAVNLSIHYLTHSEAAVQLIQDIRDRGIDPKRLIFEFDENDLNRRSQFSLPAIKHLKRSGIKLVLDNFGSGLASLSYLYSYPFDFVKVDHRFVKTIPRSERNLKLIQSVYAMSEQLSFRLIVSGISDKEQVDLLRSVGCQLGQGPYLEAPSQVTLPI; from the coding sequence ATAGTTTATTTTGAACGCATAAAAATAACTATAAATAGACTGTTTGTGCACGCGTCCTCAACCCATATTCAAATGAGCAATATTCCCGATAACTTATCCATTGAAGAGTTACGTGAATTAGTTCCTCAATTACAACAACTTACTGAAAAATATAAGCATTCAGAAGCCATTCAAAAATCCCTTTTTGATATCTCTGAATTAGCGAGCTCAGTAGGAGAGTTGTCACGTCTATACCCCGCTATCCACGACATCATTGGTCGCTTTATGAATGCCCAGAACTTTTATGTGGCGTTCTACGATCAAGTCGATGAAGTTGTCGACTTCGTGTATTTTGTAGACCAGTTTGACGAAGTAGCGTTGCGTCAAATCCCCGCAAGTGAATTAATGGAAGGTTTTACAGGCTATGTGTTACGCACCGGTGACTATTTATTTTTAACTGAAGAAACCCGCGAGACTCAGCTCAATCAAATTAACGTAAAACAGATAGGTTCCGGTCCTGTTGATTGGATTGGCGTACCTTTAAAGCGTGGTAACCAAGTGATTGGCGCCATGGTGGTGCAAAGTTACGATAAATCTATTCGCTATAACCAAGAAGATTTAGACATTCTGCTGTTTGTTTCGCAGCATATCGTTAATACCGTCGACAGGGTAAAAAGCCGCGAAATGAATGAGCAAACTATTCGTGAGCGCACCAAGCAACTTCAGAACATTAACGAAGAATTACAAGAAGAAATTAACGAGCGCCAAAAAGTAGAATCGCTGCAAAATGCTCTGTTCGAGATATCAGAGTTGTCAGCCTCGGTAGACGGCAACATGGCGGATTTTTACGCTTCATTGCATGAAATTATTGCTCGGCTTATCAGTGCACCCAACTGTTATATTGCCACTATTAGCGCGGATAATACCCGTCTTGAATTTCCTTATTATTCTGATGAAATCAACACCGTCATAGAATCAAGAGAAATCGGTTTTGGTCTCACTGAATTCGTGCTTCGCTCTGGCAGTGCTGAGCTGATTAACCCTTCTAAGGTGAAAGAGCTCACTGCAAATAATGAAATAGATGCCATTACCGCCAAGAATATGATTGAACAGAACAATTCGTGGCTAGGCTCTCCACTTGTGGTAGACGGTGAGATATCGGGTGTTATTGCGATCCAAAGCTATAGCCAAACTGAGCATTACTCGTTACGTGATCTGGAACTGCTGCGTTTTGTTTCCCATCATATTGCCGTTGCATTAGAGCGTAAACGCTCGTCAGACGCGATCCAGGCGTATAACCAGCAACTTACTGAGAAAGTTAAAGAGCGCACTGAAGAGCTTAACAAAGCCAATCAATATCTACAGAAGCAAATCGAAGAGCGCAAAGCCATTCAGCAGAAACTGGTACACGATGCTCATCACGATGCCTTAACAGATTTACCTAACCGCACCATGTTTAATGCTCGATTGAGTCAGGCTTTGGCCAATAAGAAGCGCTATCAACATAATAATTTTGCGGTAGTGTTTATTGATTTAGACCGTTTCAAACAAATTAACGACACCATCGGCCATCACGCAGGTGATTCATTCTTGATAGAGGTCGCTAGTCGAATCAACCACTGTATTCGAGGCCATGATTTGCTTGCTCGTTTAGGGGGCGATGAGTTTGTGATTTTGCTGGATAATTTCGACTCCCCAGAAGACGTTGAGATTATCTCTACACGTATTATCGAATCAATTGCCACACCATTTGTTTTAGATGGCCGAGAAATTTTCTCTGGCGCCAGTATTGGTATCGCATACCTTGAAAGTGGTTACCGCTCAGCGAGTGAAATAGTGCGAGATGCTGACGCCGCTATGTACCAAGCAAAGTCTCAAGGCCGCGGTCAGTACGTAGTGTTTGATTTAACCATGCGCAAGAAGCTGCTTGAAGAGTTAGAAATTGAAACTGAATTTCGTAAAGCACTCAAAAATGAAGCCTTTGATGTCTACTCACATCCAGTCTTTAATATGACAGATAGTACGCACTTATACGATGAATGCAGAGTTCGCTGGGTACACCCTAAACTGGGTATCATGGATCGTGACAGCTTTTGGCAAATTGCTGAACATAGTGGCCTGGTGGTTGAAATGGACAACTACATGCTTAGAGCTGCGTATGCGATGTTGAGCCAGCCACTGACCTCTTATGCTAACAACGAGTATTATAAAGTAGCCGTTAATTTATCAATCCATTATTTAACCCATAGCGAAGCTGCTGTGCAGCTTATTCAAGATATTAGGGATAGGGGAATTGATCCTAAGCGGCTAATTTTTGAGTTTGACGAGAACGATTTAAATCGACGCTCCCAATTTAGTCTGCCAGCGATTAAGCATTTAAAACGATCAGGCATTAAGTTGGTGCTGGACAATTTTGGCAGTGGCTTGGCATCGCTAAGTTACTTGTATTCTTATCCGTTTGATTTTGTCAAAGTCGATCATCGCTTTGTGAAGACTATCCCAAGATCAGAGCGAAATTTAAAACTCATACAATCCGTATACGCCATGTCGGAACAACTCAGCTTTAGGTTAATCGTCTCAGGGATCAGTGACAAAGAGCAAGTAGACCTACTGCGCTCAGTTGGCTGTCAATTGGGTCAAGGACCCTATTTAGAAGCCCCATCTCAAGTAACACTGCCGATTTAG
- a CDS encoding c-type cytochrome, with amino-acid sequence MFLGLASIFTANAAVNSDDEIKSRIAPVGKVHVAGAKAETASAGGPRSGADVYGAACVACHSSGVLGAPKFQNAADWAPRLEKGFDTVWQNAINGINAMPPRGTCADCSDDEIKAAIEHMTEGL; translated from the coding sequence ATGTTTTTAGGCTTAGCATCGATTTTCACAGCTAATGCAGCGGTTAACTCTGATGATGAAATAAAATCACGTATTGCCCCGGTTGGCAAAGTGCATGTTGCCGGCGCCAAAGCTGAAACAGCATCTGCTGGCGGACCTCGTTCTGGCGCTGACGTTTATGGAGCTGCGTGTGTGGCGTGTCATAGCTCTGGTGTTTTGGGTGCACCAAAATTCCAAAATGCTGCTGATTGGGCACCTCGCTTAGAAAAAGGCTTCGATACTGTATGGCAAAATGCCATTAACGGTATTAATGCGATGCCTCCTCGTGGAACGTGCGCTGATTGTTCAGATGACGAGATAAAAGCAGCTATCGAACACATGACAGAAGGTCTGTAA
- a CDS encoding DNA ligase: MSVFTPPILIFLISIHSSTVLALTKPEIELANRFNDAVNVSDYLVSEKLDGIRARWDGSRLLTRTGNPIFAPQWFTNGLPKHIFDGELWIARQRFEKTASVVLTHEPGDDWREVKFMLFDLPEFTGAFSERLRMLEVLVQQANLPHLQVIPQQKLHSKSALMQLLDQVIDGGGEGLMLHHEDALYTPSRSDNVLKLKKHQDAEAIVLAHLPGNGKYQGMMGSIRVQMSNGKVFKIGSGFSDQERLSPPPIGAVITFKYYDLTINGIPKFASYIRQKPSY, translated from the coding sequence ATGTCAGTGTTCACGCCCCCTATTTTAATTTTCTTAATAAGCATTCACAGCTCTACGGTACTTGCCTTAACCAAGCCAGAAATCGAGTTAGCCAATCGTTTCAATGATGCTGTTAACGTCTCTGACTATCTTGTGAGTGAAAAGCTAGACGGCATTCGGGCTCGTTGGGATGGTAGTAGACTACTCACACGCACGGGTAACCCCATATTTGCCCCGCAATGGTTTACCAACGGCTTACCCAAACATATTTTTGATGGTGAATTATGGATTGCCAGGCAACGCTTTGAAAAAACGGCTTCAGTGGTGTTAACCCACGAGCCAGGGGATGACTGGCGAGAGGTAAAATTTATGTTGTTTGATTTACCCGAGTTTACAGGCGCCTTTAGTGAACGTTTGCGAATGCTGGAAGTATTAGTGCAACAAGCGAACCTACCTCACTTGCAAGTCATCCCTCAACAAAAGCTCCATAGTAAATCAGCGCTTATGCAGTTGCTTGATCAAGTAATTGATGGTGGTGGCGAAGGATTAATGCTGCACCACGAAGATGCGCTATATACGCCCTCACGGAGTGACAATGTGTTAAAGCTTAAGAAGCATCAAGATGCTGAAGCCATAGTGTTGGCGCATTTACCAGGTAATGGCAAGTACCAAGGAATGATGGGCTCTATTCGTGTGCAAATGAGCAATGGTAAAGTATTTAAAATCGGCAGCGGCTTTTCTGATCAAGAACGCTTGTCACCACCGCCCATTGGGGCAGTGATCACTTTCAAATATTACGATTTAACCATTAACGGGATCCCCAAATTCGCCAGTTATATTCGCCAAAAACCAAGCTATTAA
- a CDS encoding alpha/beta fold hydrolase: protein MSTTKYVTVEGHQIAYEEMGEGTPLLLFHGIPTNRTLWRNVMPQLSSQYRVIAPDLLNYGESDMPQDTDVSINAQSRIMSKFMGALGISRANIAGHDIGGGVAQLMAVKHPEKVDAIVLIDSVCFDSWPIPEFTPLLEPGVEEKTTTDELVSILKDFLPKGVYDQSVMTEELVRLYVGQWSSDQGKAAMFRNLRRLNKEYTQAIAGELKHLPHKTLILWGDHDNFQKPEYAPQLAQTIPNASLVWLENAGHWSIDEQPEKVTKLISDFLQQTENH from the coding sequence ATGAGCACGACAAAATACGTTACCGTTGAAGGACATCAAATAGCATATGAAGAAATGGGAGAAGGTACTCCATTGTTGTTATTCCATGGTATACCGACGAACAGGACGTTGTGGCGAAACGTTATGCCACAACTTTCCTCCCAGTATCGAGTAATAGCACCCGATTTGCTCAATTACGGTGAGTCAGACATGCCACAAGACACTGATGTTTCTATAAATGCTCAGAGCAGGATCATGAGTAAATTTATGGGGGCGCTGGGGATTTCACGTGCCAATATCGCCGGCCACGACATCGGCGGTGGTGTAGCTCAGCTTATGGCCGTTAAACATCCGGAGAAGGTGGATGCGATCGTACTAATAGACAGTGTGTGTTTCGATTCCTGGCCTATCCCGGAATTTACTCCTCTTTTAGAGCCCGGCGTGGAGGAAAAAACCACTACCGACGAGTTAGTGAGTATTCTGAAAGATTTCTTGCCTAAGGGCGTCTATGACCAAAGTGTAATGACCGAAGAACTGGTTCGCTTGTATGTGGGCCAGTGGAGTAGCGATCAAGGTAAAGCGGCCATGTTTCGTAATTTAAGAAGGCTTAACAAAGAGTATACTCAAGCCATTGCGGGCGAGCTCAAACACCTGCCCCATAAAACGCTAATACTGTGGGGCGATCACGATAATTTTCAAAAGCCTGAATATGCTCCTCAATTAGCACAGACCATTCCTAATGCATCCCTAGTATGGTTGGAGAACGCAGGCCACTGGTCTATTGACGAGCAACCGGAGAAGGTCACAAAACTGATCAGTGACTTCTTGCAACAAACTGAAAATCACTGA
- a CDS encoding oxidative damage protection protein — MSRTVFCQHLNKEADGLDFQLYPGELGKKIFDNISKEAWTEWQKKQTMLINEKKLNMMEPTARNFLETQMQAYLFEGKEPDIEGYVPPKS; from the coding sequence ATGAGCAGAACGGTATTTTGCCAGCACTTAAACAAAGAAGCTGACGGTTTAGACTTTCAACTTTACCCAGGTGAACTCGGTAAAAAGATATTCGACAATATTTCCAAAGAAGCATGGACTGAGTGGCAAAAGAAACAAACTATGCTAATTAACGAGAAAAAGTTAAATATGATGGAGCCCACTGCACGTAATTTCCTTGAAACACAAATGCAGGCGTATTTGTTCGAAGGAAAAGAGCCTGATATTGAAGGTTACGTTCCGCCAAAATCATAA